The following are encoded together in the Acidovorax sp. KKS102 genome:
- the urtE gene encoding urea ABC transporter ATP-binding subunit UrtE, which produces MLTVQNINQYYGGSHILRDVSLTATPGKVTVLLGRNGVGKTTLLKSLMGLVPIKSGSIQFDGKPIDKATPYDRARAGIGFVPQGREIFGRLTVEENLRMGLAYKSGSTPVPPHLYELFPVLKQMLKRRGGDLSGGQQQQLAIARALAPGPRLLILDEPTEGIQPSIIKDIGRVIRMLAEKGEMAILLCEQYYDFAQELADEYLVMERGEVIARGPGSEMEAKGIRNLVAI; this is translated from the coding sequence ATGCTCACCGTCCAGAACATCAACCAGTACTACGGCGGCTCCCACATCCTGCGTGACGTGAGCCTCACCGCCACCCCGGGCAAAGTCACCGTGCTGCTTGGCCGCAATGGCGTGGGCAAGACCACGTTGCTCAAAAGCCTCATGGGCCTGGTGCCCATCAAGAGTGGCTCCATCCAGTTCGATGGCAAGCCCATCGACAAGGCCACGCCCTACGACCGGGCGCGCGCCGGCATCGGCTTTGTGCCCCAAGGCCGCGAAATCTTCGGCCGCCTCACCGTGGAAGAAAACCTGCGCATGGGCCTGGCCTACAAAAGCGGCTCCACGCCCGTGCCGCCGCACCTGTACGAACTGTTCCCCGTGCTCAAGCAAATGCTCAAGCGCCGGGGCGGTGACCTGTCGGGCGGACAACAGCAGCAGCTGGCCATTGCGCGTGCGCTGGCCCCCGGCCCGCGTTTGCTGATCCTGGATGAGCCCACCGAAGGCATCCAGCCCAGCATCATCAAGGACATCGGCCGCGTGATCCGCATGCTGGCCGAAAAAGGCGAGATGGCCATCCTGCTGTGCGAGCAGTACTACGACTTTGCGCAGGAACTGGCCGATGAGTACCTGGTGATGGAGCGCGGCGAAGTCATCGCCCGCGGGCCGGGATCGGAGATGGAAGCCAAGGGCATTCGCAACCTCGTGGCGATCTGA
- a CDS encoding phosphatase PAP2 family protein, which produces MTTTSSALAATDVGALLAQHPLGWWMAGAVAFALLGSAALTGLRSLRQHVGAPLGRVFPPQARWVLVAAMAASACTLVLAGATLAELAESGSAQGYWGALDDALAASLQAQASAAVLQWFATLTHLGDTWVLTTVALGVATALWLRRHRLLATGWLVAMAGNGTLTKVLKNMFERVRPEHTHGIAEASGYSFPSGHSSASMVAYAMLAYLATRLLPRAWHLPAVMLAGALIFTTGWSRVVLHVHYASDVLAGWLLGGTWMVCTVLIMESVSRWRSPPLATAAAQRL; this is translated from the coding sequence ATGACAACGACCTCCAGCGCCCTGGCAGCCACCGACGTGGGCGCCCTGCTGGCGCAGCACCCCCTGGGCTGGTGGATGGCTGGCGCAGTCGCGTTTGCCCTGCTGGGCAGCGCTGCTTTGACGGGCTTGCGCAGCCTGCGGCAGCATGTGGGCGCGCCGCTGGGCCGCGTGTTTCCGCCCCAGGCCCGCTGGGTATTGGTGGCGGCCATGGCGGCCTCGGCCTGCACGCTGGTGCTGGCGGGTGCTACCCTGGCAGAGCTGGCCGAAAGCGGGAGCGCCCAAGGGTACTGGGGCGCACTGGACGACGCACTGGCCGCCAGCCTGCAAGCGCAGGCATCGGCCGCCGTACTGCAGTGGTTTGCCACCCTCACCCACCTGGGCGACACCTGGGTGCTGACCACCGTGGCGCTGGGTGTGGCTACCGCGCTATGGCTGCGCCGGCACCGCCTGCTGGCCACCGGCTGGCTGGTGGCCATGGCGGGCAACGGCACGCTGACCAAGGTGCTGAAGAATATGTTCGAGCGCGTGCGGCCCGAGCACACGCACGGTATTGCAGAGGCCAGTGGCTACAGCTTTCCCAGCGGGCACAGCAGCGCATCGATGGTGGCCTACGCCATGCTCGCCTACCTGGCCACGCGGCTGCTACCCCGTGCATGGCACCTGCCTGCGGTGATGCTGGCCGGTGCGCTGATCTTCACCACCGGCTGGAGCCGCGTGGTGCTGCACGTGCACTACGCCAGCGATGTGCTGGCGGGCTGGCTACTGGGTGGCACCTGGATGGTGTGCACGGTGCTGATCATGGAGAGCGTGTCGCGCTGGCGCAGTCCGCCCCTTGCCACCGCTGCAGCGCAACGCCTCTGA